One genomic window of Halolamina sediminis includes the following:
- a CDS encoding DUF7490 domain-containing protein, whose translation MDSNRVLAGVAVVVVAVALLAAAVVPGAVTAPDDDPIRPGPVRVVDADIATGEITGQTAELELFATLDHRGNTAENVTVLFEATDAESGLLEASEEVRVGDLTAEGERRVSTTLSVPRDGGYELEGVVYRNGTRVDEFTRQISGVEALTPAYAESNVSFVDDPVLQPVSVSIADAGEDRTTLELGGWLTAAGPSEADSLSVTFVLRQAESNVVAARTSVEAGGLREGRSEMVTTEVSVPSEYNYYVDAVLTRDGVIVDTAGGVVNLDPTETLERDQTEQEVEFDASDFESEEGPPARPEGTETTAAQTPGFGPIVAVVALLSAGLLARRRR comes from the coding sequence ATGGACAGCAACCGAGTCCTCGCCGGCGTCGCCGTCGTGGTCGTCGCCGTCGCCCTCCTCGCGGCCGCCGTGGTCCCCGGCGCGGTCACGGCGCCCGACGACGACCCGATTCGTCCGGGGCCGGTACGCGTCGTCGACGCCGACATCGCGACCGGGGAGATCACGGGACAGACGGCTGAGTTGGAACTGTTCGCGACGCTCGACCACCGCGGCAACACCGCGGAGAACGTGACCGTGTTGTTCGAGGCGACTGACGCCGAGTCCGGGCTGCTCGAAGCCTCCGAGGAGGTCAGGGTCGGCGACCTGACCGCCGAGGGCGAGCGCCGCGTCTCGACCACGCTCTCGGTCCCCCGTGACGGCGGCTACGAGCTTGAGGGCGTGGTGTACCGCAACGGTACCCGTGTCGACGAGTTCACCCGGCAGATCAGCGGCGTCGAAGCGCTGACGCCCGCCTACGCCGAGTCGAACGTGAGCTTCGTCGACGACCCCGTTCTCCAGCCCGTGTCGGTGTCGATCGCCGACGCCGGGGAGGACCGGACGACGCTCGAACTCGGCGGCTGGCTCACCGCCGCCGGCCCCAGCGAGGCCGACTCGCTGTCGGTGACGTTCGTCCTGCGGCAGGCCGAGTCCAACGTCGTCGCCGCCCGGACGAGCGTCGAGGCCGGCGGCCTGCGTGAGGGCCGAAGCGAGATGGTCACCACCGAGGTGTCGGTGCCCAGCGAGTACAACTACTACGTCGACGCCGTGCTCACCCGCGACGGCGTGATCGTCGACACCGCGGGCGGGGTCGTGAACCTTGACCCCACCGAAACGCTCGAACGCGACCAGACCGAGCAGGAGGTCGAGTTCGACGCCAGCGACTTCGAGAGCGAGGAGGGGCCCCCGGCCCGACCCGAGGGGACCGAAACGACGGCGGCACAGACGCCCGGCTTCGGCCCGATCGTCGCCGTCGTCGCACTCCTGAGCGCGGGGCTGCTCGCGCGGAGGCGACGATGA
- a CDS encoding DUF7552 domain-containing protein has protein sequence MTEVELCPLRRRIEALASERGEYYLVCSRYGDRPVPADGCRFESCAVARRAARLTEEYRSALRRYDPALPEYDIVVRQTPKLGAEADPDGAGASQ, from the coding sequence ATGACCGAGGTGGAGCTCTGCCCGCTCCGCCGGCGGATCGAGGCGCTGGCCAGCGAGCGCGGCGAGTACTACCTCGTCTGCAGCCGCTACGGCGACCGGCCGGTGCCGGCCGACGGCTGCCGGTTCGAGAGCTGTGCCGTCGCTCGGCGGGCCGCACGGCTGACCGAGGAGTACCGCTCGGCACTCCGGCGGTACGACCCGGCGCTCCCGGAGTACGACATCGTCGTCCGACAGACGCCGAAGCTCGGGGCGGAGGCCGACCCCGACGGGGCGGGGGCCAGCCAGTGA
- a CDS encoding DUF7260 family protein gives MIETHVDRARTAVEREREVLSEEGSAYEAFRRRVESLSAAEIGRGAGVGGTTHGGVATRTAHGDASGGACEQVREAFAETVRPYSVDDVGEEPLLETIREELGDGIALALAPTTETAFTPQTKGAILTATRERWRGIDATIDALDSEAESLRAVGETVDEITDWLAAADEMPLSSLGFDELRERHDRLAEFRDRCERLLDDRQELLLTTTGRNHSADVAHRSLVRYLYSSLPVVYPVLSTVTRLYDVLEECQRAVRDHLTRRV, from the coding sequence GTGATCGAGACACACGTCGACCGCGCGCGGACCGCGGTCGAACGCGAGCGGGAGGTGCTCTCCGAAGAGGGGTCGGCGTACGAGGCGTTCCGGCGCCGCGTCGAGTCGCTGTCGGCGGCGGAGATAGGCCGCGGGGCTGGCGTCGGGGGGACGACCCACGGCGGCGTCGCGACCCGGACTGCCCACGGGGACGCGAGTGGGGGCGCCTGCGAGCAGGTCCGGGAGGCGTTTGCCGAGACGGTTCGGCCGTACAGCGTCGACGACGTGGGTGAGGAGCCGCTGCTCGAGACGATCCGCGAGGAGCTCGGCGACGGGATCGCGCTGGCGCTGGCGCCGACGACCGAGACGGCGTTCACCCCGCAGACCAAGGGCGCGATCCTCACCGCCACCCGCGAGCGCTGGCGGGGGATCGACGCCACGATCGACGCCCTCGACAGCGAGGCCGAATCGCTCCGGGCGGTCGGCGAGACGGTCGACGAGATCACGGACTGGCTCGCGGCAGCGGACGAGATGCCACTCTCGTCGCTGGGGTTCGACGAGCTCCGGGAACGTCACGACCGACTCGCCGAGTTCCGGGATCGGTGTGAGCGGCTGCTCGACGACCGACAGGAGTTGCTGCTGACGACGACGGGCCGGAACCACTCCGCCGACGTGGCCCATCGGTCGCTCGTACGGTATCTCTACAGTTCGCTGCCGGTCGTCTACCCGGTGCTGTCGACGGTGACGCGGTTGTACGACGTGTTGGAAGAGTGTCAGCGGGCGGTTCGGGATCATCTGACTCGACGGGTATGA
- a CDS encoding DNA-directed RNA polymerase subunit L, with protein sequence MELRVIEKTDEELRIEVAGEGHTFMNVLKGTLLENDDVAAATYDVNPEQSGGQTEPILSITTEGGADPLDVLESAAGDVSEKSAVLRDAFEDAAA encoded by the coding sequence ATGGAACTGCGGGTCATCGAGAAGACTGACGAGGAGCTCCGCATCGAGGTCGCCGGCGAGGGTCACACGTTCATGAACGTCCTGAAGGGGACGCTGCTCGAGAACGACGACGTCGCCGCCGCGACGTACGACGTGAACCCCGAGCAGTCCGGCGGTCAGACCGAGCCGATCCTCTCGATCACGACCGAGGGCGGCGCCGACCCCCTCGACGTGCTCGAGTCGGCTGCGGGCGACGTGAGTGAGAAGAGTGCGGTGCTGCGGGACGCCTTCGAGGACGCGGCGGCCTGA
- a CDS encoding DUF5796 family protein, giving the protein MSNRNDVPPDTVGIDLREEGVVVEYADGRETLYRGVPSVEEGSVRTGPGKECHLLVTDPTESEGVMLYVNDRKTEDEILEDTGVGRVMIDPGEEEEVFPGVTARHLEGRRIEVEADPEVARGRVFVFVEDDWGEQSFEIVGADESTA; this is encoded by the coding sequence ATGTCCAACCGGAACGACGTGCCCCCCGACACGGTCGGTATCGACCTCCGTGAGGAGGGTGTCGTCGTCGAGTACGCCGACGGCCGCGAGACGCTGTACCGGGGGGTTCCCAGCGTCGAGGAGGGCTCGGTCCGGACCGGCCCCGGAAAGGAGTGCCACCTGCTGGTCACGGACCCGACCGAGAGCGAGGGGGTGATGCTGTACGTCAACGACCGCAAGACCGAGGACGAGATCCTCGAGGACACCGGCGTCGGCCGCGTGATGATCGATCCCGGCGAGGAAGAGGAGGTGTTCCCCGGCGTGACCGCACGGCACCTCGAAGGCCGGCGGATCGAGGTCGAAGCCGATCCCGAGGTGGCTCGCGGCCGCGTGTTCGTGTTCGTCGAGGACGACTGGGGCGAACAGAGTTTCGAGATCGTCGGTGCCGACGAGTCGACGGCGTAA
- the udk gene encoding uridine kinase — protein sequence MTIPSFVVGIAGGTGAGKTTVARLITESVGESVTRIPLDNYYEDLSHLDREAREEINYDHPDAFEWELLREHLRQLSEGQAVEMPQYDFEIHNRKDERVTVLPTDVIIVEGILSLYDEQINDMMDLRLYVETDADVRILRRIKRDVIQRGRELEDVIDQYLSTVKPMHEQFIEPTKKHADLIIPEGANSVAVNLLEEKIEAEIEGEGTRTWERGSIEQQLGERMSLDEE from the coding sequence ATGACTATCCCCTCGTTCGTGGTCGGGATCGCCGGCGGCACCGGCGCCGGCAAGACCACAGTCGCCCGCCTGATAACCGAGAGCGTCGGGGAGTCGGTGACCCGGATTCCCCTCGACAACTACTACGAGGACCTGAGCCACCTCGACCGCGAGGCGCGCGAGGAGATCAACTACGACCACCCCGACGCGTTCGAGTGGGAGCTCCTGCGCGAGCACCTCCGGCAGCTCTCGGAGGGACAGGCCGTGGAGATGCCCCAGTACGACTTCGAGATCCACAACCGCAAGGACGAACGCGTGACGGTGCTCCCGACCGACGTGATCATCGTCGAGGGGATCCTCTCGCTGTACGACGAGCAGATCAACGACATGATGGATCTCCGACTGTACGTCGAGACCGACGCCGACGTGCGAATTCTTCGGCGGATCAAGCGCGACGTGATCCAGCGCGGCCGTGAGCTGGAGGACGTGATCGACCAGTATCTCTCGACGGTGAAGCCGATGCACGAGCAGTTCATCGAGCCGACGAAGAAACACGCCGACCTGATCATCCCCGAGGGGGCGAACTCGGTGGCAGTGAATCTGTTGGAGGAGAAGATCGAAGCCGAGATCGAGGGCGAGGGGACCCGGACGTGGGAACGCGGCTCGATCGAACAGCAGTTGGGCGAGCGGATGTCGCTGGACGAGGAGTAG
- a CDS encoding DUF5785 family protein — MSDDWPHDPDGEEGSEGRRKYGHAVLAKKIDEEEDFPLSAEEYVADYGDHPVRISHEQVVSVEEIFEHVDAEEFEDFVEFHRTLGAAMRENGYWFYEGAEQFVDA; from the coding sequence ATGAGCGACGACTGGCCCCACGACCCGGACGGCGAGGAGGGGAGCGAAGGCCGCCGTAAGTACGGCCACGCCGTGCTGGCCAAGAAGATCGACGAGGAGGAGGACTTCCCGCTCTCGGCCGAGGAGTACGTCGCCGACTACGGCGACCACCCGGTCCGGATCAGCCACGAGCAGGTCGTCTCCGTCGAAGAGATCTTCGAACACGTCGACGCCGAGGAGTTCGAGGACTTCGTCGAGTTCCACCGCACTCTCGGTGCGGCGATGCGCGAGAACGGCTACTGGTTCTACGAGGGCGCCGAGCAGTTCGTCGACGCCTGA
- a CDS encoding zinc transporter produces the protein MDTEATPTSRRSERVVGGAGVLALLVASAVGIAMGATKPVGIGWVAFVAMVGGVALARRTGDKRPSTLVWGSGLASGAMIVSVGLFLLPDALNHHPKFGGLGVAAGVIVGFGGHAIGHRLSHIDLPMDATVAQLTAHAAAAGAIIGIVYGNMPELGPLLGVAIVSHKGPAGYAAADRLQRNGRSWLPILLPAAGVGVVAVLTSAIALPASPPVNGLVFGFATGVFLHVAMDFLPRCELGSEIHDALSVDDDAHEVLDRLRLHAVASTVLGGTVVVVLWLVVTGGP, from the coding sequence ATGGACACAGAGGCTACTCCGACGTCGCGGCGGAGCGAGCGGGTGGTTGGCGGAGCCGGCGTGCTGGCGTTGCTCGTGGCGTCGGCCGTCGGCATTGCGATGGGAGCGACGAAGCCGGTCGGGATCGGCTGGGTCGCGTTCGTCGCCATGGTCGGCGGCGTCGCACTCGCCCGCCGGACCGGCGACAAGCGGCCGTCGACGCTGGTCTGGGGCTCCGGGCTGGCAAGCGGCGCGATGATCGTCAGCGTCGGGCTGTTCCTGCTGCCGGACGCGCTCAATCACCACCCGAAGTTCGGCGGGCTGGGCGTCGCGGCGGGCGTGATCGTCGGCTTCGGGGGCCACGCGATCGGCCATCGGCTCTCTCACATCGACCTGCCGATGGACGCGACCGTCGCCCAGCTCACCGCCCACGCCGCCGCGGCGGGGGCGATCATCGGCATCGTCTACGGCAACATGCCCGAACTCGGCCCGCTGCTGGGCGTCGCGATCGTCTCCCACAAGGGGCCGGCAGGGTACGCCGCCGCGGACCGCCTCCAGCGCAACGGGCGCTCGTGGCTGCCGATCCTGCTGCCCGCGGCGGGCGTCGGCGTGGTCGCGGTGCTGACGAGCGCGATCGCGCTGCCGGCGTCGCCGCCGGTGAACGGGCTGGTGTTCGGGTTCGCGACGGGCGTGTTCCTCCACGTCGCGATGGACTTCCTCCCGCGGTGTGAGCTGGGAAGCGAGATCCACGACGCGCTGAGCGTCGACGACGACGCGCACGAAGTGCTCGATCGGCTCCGCCTCCACGCGGTGGCGTCGACGGTGCTCGGCGGAACGGTGGTCGTCGTCCTGTGGCTGGTCGTGACTGGTGGCCCCTGA
- the hisF gene encoding imidazole glycerol phosphate synthase subunit HisF, translating into MTLTKRVIPCIDVDVDENGDPAVYTGVNFEDLDYTGDPVEMAKRYNEAGADEFVFLDITASAEGRETMLDTVSAVADEVFIPLTVGGGIRTTDDIKETLRAGADKVSINSGAIANPDLIDRGAEAFGSQCIVISLDARRRYDEQGEHYERVDGESCWFECTVKGGREGTGIDAVEWAEEAESRGAGELFVNSIDKDGTEEGYDIPLTAAVCDAVSTPVIASSGCGSPADMYEVFTEADADAGLAASIFHYEDYSIQEVKQYLAERGIPVRI; encoded by the coding sequence ATGACGCTCACCAAACGGGTCATCCCCTGCATCGACGTGGACGTGGACGAGAACGGCGATCCGGCCGTCTACACTGGCGTCAACTTCGAGGATCTCGACTACACCGGCGACCCGGTGGAGATGGCCAAACGCTACAACGAGGCCGGCGCCGACGAGTTCGTCTTCCTCGACATCACGGCCAGCGCGGAGGGTCGGGAGACGATGCTCGATACGGTGTCGGCGGTCGCGGACGAGGTGTTCATCCCGCTGACCGTCGGCGGCGGCATCCGGACGACCGACGACATCAAGGAGACGCTCCGGGCCGGCGCGGACAAGGTCAGCATCAACTCCGGGGCGATCGCCAACCCCGACCTGATCGACCGTGGCGCCGAGGCCTTTGGCTCGCAGTGTATCGTCATCTCGCTCGACGCGCGCCGACGGTACGACGAGCAGGGCGAACACTACGAGCGGGTCGACGGCGAGTCCTGTTGGTTCGAGTGCACCGTGAAGGGCGGCCGCGAGGGCACCGGGATCGACGCCGTCGAGTGGGCCGAGGAGGCTGAATCCCGCGGTGCGGGCGAGCTGTTCGTCAACTCCATCGACAAAGACGGTACCGAGGAGGGGTACGACATCCCGCTCACCGCGGCGGTCTGTGACGCCGTCTCGACGCCCGTGATCGCCTCCTCGGGCTGTGGCTCGCCCGCCGATATGTACGAGGTGTTCACCGAGGCCGACGCCGACGCCGGGCTCGCGGCCTCGATCTTCCACTACGAGGACTACTCGATCCAGGAGGTCAAGCAGTACCTCGCCGAGCGCGGGATCCCGGTCCGGATCTGA
- a CDS encoding DUF1648 domain-containing protein, translated as MRRFSRRDSLAAVTVLLTLTAGAIAWPALPERMIVHVDLSGTPDDYAPRWLAVLLVPGLTAVTYGVLRVAFRFDPGPPRVETVVIAATMGLFVCLQLLVLAWNLGYDVPNDAVLGGILLWGAGVTAYAVFAEDVTGS; from the coding sequence ATGCGCCGTTTCTCCCGCCGTGATTCGCTCGCCGCGGTCACGGTCCTGCTCACGCTCACGGCGGGCGCGATCGCGTGGCCGGCGCTCCCGGAGCGGATGATCGTTCACGTCGACCTCTCGGGGACGCCGGACGACTACGCCCCGCGGTGGCTCGCAGTCCTGCTCGTCCCCGGACTGACCGCCGTAACGTACGGCGTGTTGCGTGTGGCGTTCCGGTTCGACCCCGGCCCACCACGTGTCGAGACGGTCGTGATCGCGGCGACGATGGGGCTGTTCGTCTGCCTCCAGCTGCTCGTGCTCGCGTGGAACCTCGGCTACGACGTCCCGAACGACGCCGTGCTCGGCGGGATACTACTCTGGGGCGCCGGCGTAACTGCCTACGCTGTCTTCGCGGAGGACGTCACTGGGTCGTAG
- the tfe gene encoding transcription factor E, whose amino-acid sequence MAFEELLEDPVIQKYLHDLVGPTGMPVAAAPPDGEVTDEELAEELGLELNDVRRALFILYENDLAAYRRVRDEDSGWLTYLWTFHYENIPENLEEEMHRLADALQQRLDYETEHQFYLCENCSLRFEFEEAMEFGFECPECGTQLEAMENTRMVEAMEWRLDQLRDELNVEAA is encoded by the coding sequence ATGGCTTTTGAGGAACTCTTGGAGGACCCGGTGATTCAGAAGTACCTCCACGACCTGGTCGGTCCAACGGGGATGCCCGTCGCCGCCGCCCCCCCGGACGGCGAAGTGACGGACGAGGAACTCGCGGAGGAGCTCGGCCTCGAACTCAACGACGTGCGCCGCGCGCTGTTCATCCTCTACGAGAACGACCTGGCCGCCTACCGCCGGGTCCGCGACGAGGACTCGGGCTGGCTCACCTACCTCTGGACGTTCCACTACGAGAACATCCCGGAGAACCTCGAAGAGGAGATGCACCGCCTCGCCGACGCGCTCCAGCAGCGTCTCGACTACGAGACCGAACACCAGTTCTACCTGTGTGAGAACTGCTCGCTGCGCTTCGAGTTCGAGGAGGCGATGGAGTTCGGCTTCGAGTGTCCCGAGTGTGGGACCCAGCTCGAAGCGATGGAGAACACCCGCATGGTCGAGGCCATGGAGTGGCGGCTCGACCAGCTCCGCGACGAACTCAACGTCGAGGCGGCCTGA
- a CDS encoding DUF5803 family protein yields MNRRLLALVALVALVTLSGCLGGMGGGPTSPDRLDEPPAQPYDWDAEDEVHITVTSNVTYHAVYDRSAVNDSIRLSRPGFLGTDQPLTVSSLRYRYPNGTTINGSAFGDHGGAVRTQNNHLVIEPPGEDGRLAYSGESTPKQFTHPAAVEGGNYTVVLPENREASIPLFGRIAPPAESKTVVDGRLTIEWTELSRESLSVRFYLPRDVQIFGGLVVGLLGVAVAGGTYYRREIRKLEERREEMGLNVDIEQDDDEGPPPGMR; encoded by the coding sequence ATGAACCGTCGACTGCTCGCGCTGGTCGCGCTGGTCGCGCTTGTCACGCTTAGCGGCTGTCTCGGCGGAATGGGCGGCGGCCCCACCAGCCCCGACAGACTCGACGAGCCGCCCGCACAGCCGTACGACTGGGACGCCGAGGACGAGGTCCACATCACCGTCACCAGCAACGTCACCTACCACGCGGTGTACGACCGCTCGGCGGTCAACGACAGCATCCGGCTCTCCCGGCCCGGCTTCTTGGGAACGGATCAGCCGCTCACGGTCAGTTCGCTGCGGTATCGCTACCCCAACGGGACGACGATCAACGGCTCCGCGTTCGGCGACCACGGCGGCGCCGTGCGCACCCAGAACAACCACCTCGTGATCGAGCCGCCGGGCGAGGACGGTCGGCTGGCGTACTCCGGCGAGAGCACGCCCAAGCAGTTCACCCACCCCGCCGCCGTCGAGGGCGGCAACTACACCGTCGTCCTCCCCGAGAACCGCGAGGCGTCGATCCCGCTGTTCGGCCGGATCGCGCCGCCGGCCGAGTCGAAGACGGTCGTCGACGGTCGGCTCACGATCGAGTGGACCGAGCTCTCCCGGGAGTCGCTCTCGGTGCGGTTCTACCTCCCGCGTGACGTGCAGATCTTCGGCGGGCTGGTGGTCGGCCTGCTCGGCGTCGCCGTCGCCGGCGGCACGTACTACCGGCGGGAGATCCGGAAGCTGGAGGAGCGACGCGAGGAGATGGGTCTGAACGTCGACATCGAGCAGGACGACGACGAGGGGCCGCCGCCGGGGATGCGGTAG
- a CDS encoding DUF2110 family protein, with translation MVVLATKCYVEGSARKRTLDSLDSLVANDLAELDVDWTVGVRDDEFVAVTVEGDDATAGRNVLRERWGEITDHFDDGEVAVGTLRYWDDEGWTLDAGQPIEIDADDLGLGPGDGSQIRDRFGVVQHTPLQFVYDADGDHRLADETQDMLYDWTRNDDEGADSGGRLNVNSATRGEVRATLNRAGHAQDIVTVERLGLLEQSVVCAAGTDPPGLLASVGEYLPAELKCVVP, from the coding sequence ATGGTCGTCCTCGCAACCAAGTGCTACGTCGAGGGCAGCGCCCGGAAACGGACACTCGACAGTCTGGACTCGCTGGTCGCGAACGATCTCGCCGAGCTCGACGTCGACTGGACCGTCGGCGTCCGGGACGACGAGTTCGTGGCCGTCACCGTCGAAGGCGACGACGCCACCGCCGGCCGGAACGTCCTGCGCGAGCGCTGGGGGGAGATCACCGACCACTTCGACGACGGCGAGGTCGCCGTCGGCACGCTCCGCTACTGGGACGACGAGGGGTGGACGCTCGACGCCGGCCAGCCGATCGAGATCGACGCCGACGACCTGGGCCTCGGCCCGGGCGACGGCTCACAGATCCGCGACCGCTTCGGCGTCGTCCAGCACACGCCCCTGCAGTTCGTCTACGACGCGGACGGCGACCACCGGCTCGCCGACGAGACCCAGGACATGCTGTACGACTGGACCCGCAACGACGACGAGGGCGCCGACTCCGGCGGCCGGCTCAACGTCAACTCCGCGACGCGCGGGGAAGTACGCGCGACGCTGAACCGCGCGGGTCACGCACAGGACATCGTCACCGTCGAGCGGCTGGGGCTGCTCGAACAGAGCGTCGTCTGCGCCGCGGGCACCGACCCGCCGGGGCTGCTCGCCAGCGTCGGCGAGTATCTCCCGGCCGAACTCAAGTGCGTCGTGCCGTGA
- a CDS encoding geranylgeranylglyceryl/heptaprenylglyceryl phosphate synthase, producing MRRDLAARGERAVDAARLLARSALDTNPVPDWDHVTKVDPEGAKKLPLLYPLWLAETDAVSVGGSADVTPANTEAAFDLLAPLSTPVCHEPSGAEHVTERSQETADLLLVPEVLNGDSEALVGTLGVAIESVREVLAPQLVGRKAPWLPDRVADWLASVATSLLLSEAAFEAYIVQNPDSAAAREAGVGEEDVLDPAAAKRRAMAADRHLESEIVYLEYSGTYGGETAVETLDRIDDALVRSRLWYGGGLANGEDVRAVREAGADTVVVGDAFHRVAEREAELLDAATAALDAEDDPETVREWVEDRVDADGPGARFLATVPSVDDPVELAREYTGATVRAWLELQARRERAREEADGAPVIDVQRTALRAALAPVVDDPDTLAATIARAAFAGPGEGNGEAEAEQLSASLFDSGASH from the coding sequence ATGCGACGGGATCTCGCAGCCCGGGGCGAGCGCGCGGTCGACGCCGCGCGGCTGCTCGCCCGGAGCGCGCTCGACACCAATCCGGTGCCCGACTGGGACCACGTGACGAAAGTCGACCCCGAGGGCGCGAAGAAGCTCCCGCTGCTGTACCCGCTGTGGCTCGCCGAGACCGACGCTGTCTCGGTCGGGGGCTCCGCGGACGTGACGCCGGCGAACACCGAGGCCGCGTTCGACCTGCTGGCGCCGCTGTCCACGCCGGTCTGTCACGAACCCAGCGGCGCCGAGCACGTCACCGAACGGAGTCAGGAGACCGCCGACCTGCTGCTCGTGCCGGAGGTGCTCAACGGCGACAGCGAGGCGCTCGTCGGAACACTCGGCGTCGCGATCGAGAGCGTTCGCGAGGTGCTCGCGCCCCAGCTCGTCGGCCGGAAGGCGCCGTGGCTCCCCGACCGGGTCGCCGACTGGCTCGCAAGCGTCGCCACCTCGCTGTTGCTCTCGGAGGCGGCGTTCGAGGCGTACATCGTCCAGAACCCCGACAGCGCCGCCGCCCGCGAGGCCGGCGTCGGCGAGGAAGACGTACTCGACCCTGCGGCCGCCAAGCGACGGGCGATGGCCGCCGACCGACACCTGGAGTCTGAGATCGTCTATCTGGAGTACTCCGGCACGTACGGCGGCGAGACGGCGGTCGAGACGCTCGACCGGATCGACGACGCGCTCGTCCGCTCGCGGCTCTGGTACGGCGGCGGGCTCGCGAACGGCGAGGACGTCAGGGCAGTGCGGGAGGCCGGCGCCGACACGGTCGTCGTCGGCGACGCGTTCCACCGCGTGGCCGAGCGGGAGGCCGAACTGCTCGACGCGGCGACCGCGGCGCTCGACGCCGAGGACGATCCCGAGACGGTTCGCGAGTGGGTCGAGGATCGGGTGGACGCTGACGGCCCGGGCGCGCGCTTCCTCGCGACGGTGCCGAGCGTCGACGACCCAGTGGAGCTCGCCCGCGAGTACACCGGCGCGACCGTCCGTGCGTGGCTGGAACTGCAGGCGCGCCGGGAGCGCGCCCGGGAGGAGGCCGACGGGGCGCCCGTGATCGACGTGCAGCGAACCGCACTCCGAGCCGCGCTCGCGCCGGTTGTCGACGACCCCGACACGCTGGCGGCGACGATCGCGCGGGCGGCCTTCGCCGGCCCGGGCGAGGGGAACGGTGAGGCCGAGGCCGAACAGCTCAGCGCCTCGCTGTTCGACAGCGGAGCGTCACACTGA
- a CDS encoding DUF7128 family protein: MVDATERDGMTWYQCENCGLLFDDESDASQHEENCAGDDPSYLQ; this comes from the coding sequence ATGGTCGACGCCACGGAGCGCGACGGGATGACGTGGTACCAGTGTGAGAACTGCGGGCTCCTGTTCGACGACGAGAGCGACGCCAGCCAGCACGAGGAGAACTGCGCCGGCGACGACCCCTCGTACCTCCAGTAG